The Diceros bicornis minor isolate mBicDic1 chromosome 19, mDicBic1.mat.cur, whole genome shotgun sequence genome contains the following window.
CCTCGGAGCCTCCGGAAGGAAGCAATCCTGTCGAcagcttgatttcagacttctgggctccagaactgtcagagaatacatttctgttgttttacgcCACCAAGTTGGTGGTCATTTGTTATagccagccctaggaaactaacacagtagcaaaaaaaaaaaaaaggttgggaAACACTGAATTAGACACCCAGCCATGACAGGGGATGAGAGGGTTTACCTCTGTGATAAACTGAGCGACTGAGTCATCAACACCCTCATCTGATCTCCATTAACCCCCAGCGTCCAGCATTTTCACTCAATACAAATAGttgtttttaaagtgaaaataagtctaataattttaaatttaaataattattttatgcatttattttctcatgtccCTATAGCTGGACCACCGTAAAGAACCTTAAGTTCATAAAGTAACTCTCGGGAAAGGTTGATCTTGTCttgtcttcccattttacagataagaagacTAAGGCTCAGATGGAGGAGGTGTCTCTGACTAAATGATGCTGTGATCACTGCTCCAATTCCTACAGTGCTACATTTATTCTTCCCCGCCTCAGGCAAATACTTCCACAAGCGCTTCCTGCCCGACCAGAGGCTGAGATTGAACCTGCGGTATGCGAAGAGCgtgggccggcggcggcgggacTTCGAGAAGGGAGTGGAGGGGAGCTCAGAGCTCGGAGACGAGGGCGCTGCAGAGACAGCCAGTGGCCAGGAGGGGGAGCACGCGGGCTCCGCAGCGCGAGCGCTCCTCGTGGGTGGGGCCTGCGGACGGCGCGCATGCGCCCGAACGCGGAGGCGCCGGACCGAGGGAAGGGCAGGACGGTGGCCGAGAGGGCTTGCGAAGGTGGACGGTGGCCGACGAGGTCCCTGCGGAGGGCATGGAGCATCTGGAGCGCTGCGCGTGGTTCCTCAGGGGGACGCTGGTGCGGGCGGCCGTGCGGCGCTACCTGCCCTGGGCGCTGGCGGCCTCCATGCTGGCGGGCTCCCTCCTCAAGGAGCTCTCCCCGCTGCCCGAGAGCTACCTCAGCAACAAGCGCAATGTCCTCAACGTGTGAGTGCGCCCCGCCTCCTCTCCCGTCCCCGCCGCAGCCGGCCCGCCGTCGCCTCGTCCAGAGCCGGGGGCCAGCTGCCCCGGTGGACGAGTCGTTGGAAGGGGACGTCTTCCCAGTCGTGACAGCAGCGTCTGCACGCGTGTCGCGACTGAGGGTCCCCGGGATAGCTAGTGTCACTAGCAGTTCGTGTTCGCACACCCAAAAGACAGCCCGAGCTTGCCTGGGCGGGGGGTGACgagcgggtgtgtgtgtgtgtctgtagggGTGCGGGTGGGAGGGGGCAACGGCCCAGCCTGTGTCGCTGCGCCCCACCTCCCTTTGGAGTTAGGAGTTGGCCGCTGCCCTGGGGGCGATGCCAcctccctcctgcctgcctgTGTCAGACCCCGCGCCTCCACCCTGAGCCCGATCCCCCCAGCTTGTGACAGAATCCCATCCCCACCTGTGAAACACCTGCCGTCTCCCCCACACCTTTGAGAGCCTTGTCCCAGCCTATGACAGCGCCGCCTCTCCAACGTAGTCCTGGAGGAGTGGAACCCCCCAGTCCATGCCCTTTCCCCTGGATCTCCTTGGACCTTCTCAGTCACTCGGAGTTCAGGACAGTGGCCCAAGAAAGCAATCCTAGCTGGGCTCTTTGAGACATCTCCTTAGctccttgttctttttttaaactccTGAATTTTAAGTTTATTGCATAAAAACACTGTTGCAGTAGTAAGGGAGACTCTGAAAGATAGAACTTCTGCCTTGGTGTGAGCCTAGATTCTTCTGCAGAGTTGTGGTGTCAGCAGCATCTCCCAAAAGTCCCCCCAGCTTTGGTTGTCTACTTAAAACCGTGGTTTCTGTCCCGGGCAGCTCTGTCAAATGCCTGACGGGTCTTGGCTCTGGCAAGATCTTTGCTTATCAGTCCCAGGGAAGATGTTAGTGACAGAGCCTTGAGATGTGTGCGAGAATCCTTTGGAACCCAGAAAAGAATCATTGTGTCCTTGGCCTGCCTTCCATGCTCACCCACCCGTGGAGGCTGCGCAGAGAATAGATGATGAGAGTGGTAGTGGCCCTAAGTCTGTTGCATGTGTGTTTCCTGCAGCAGGTCCCCAGGTCAGCCACCTTTGATGAGCACGGGGGTGGGGGGGCCAGACAAGGCAGCTGCTACTTTATCTGGCCTGGGTGAGCTGAGAGCCAAGCAACCTGGCAGACAAGTCCCTGTTGTTTGCTGGTAGCCAGGGATTCTGGCATTTGGTTTCAAGCCTCTGTGTTAATTAGTGGAAAGGAACTAGTGAATCATTGGCTCTGGAagggattttaaaaatcatttcgtCCCCTCAACTATATataacagctgaggaaactgaggcctcaggAAGTGTGGTAACGAGTCAGAAtgaggatttgaacctgggtcttCTGGCTTAAAGTCAGGCTCTGTTCCAAGATCATTTCTGCCATGGAGGAAAAAGCCGCGGTGTAGAAAAAGCATGGGCTTCGGGGCTGGCCAGGCCTTGGTTCAATCTGTGCTTGTGGTTGTGTGAGtgcgaccctgggcaagttattgaacttttctgagcctcagattctttATTAAGTGGAGCAAATGATGCCTTCCTAACTGTGCGTGTTCTATGGGAAAGTGAATGTGTGTGAAAGCTCCTGGTATTTGGTAGATGCTCAGGTATTATTACTTTCCTGAGCAGATAGCGTAGTGCTTAAGATCACAGACCCTGGATGTGAATCCCTGCTCCTTCACTTATGTCCTCCACTTTGGACATgatacttctctgtgcctcagttttcttatctgcaaaatggggataataacagtacctacctcatagagttttttaaggattaaatagtTAATACATTTAAAGTACTTAGTAAGtgaagttatttgtagatttTATCaacttttctccttttccctccGTTGAGAGTCTAGAACTGGGTCATGACGTTGTTTCCTCTCCGCCATGTCCCCTCTATTCACTTCTACTTTCCTCCTCTGCCAGGTATTTTGTCAAAATGGCCTGGGCCTGGAccttctccctccttctgcctTTCATTGCCCTCACCAACTACCACCTGACAGGCAAGGCTGGCCTGGTCCTGCGGCGGCTGAGCACCCTGCTCGTGGGCACGGCCATCTGGTATGTCTGCACAACCCTCTTCTCCAACATTGAACACTACACGGGCAGCTGCTTCCAGTCGCCGGCCCTGGAGGGGCTCAGAAACGAGCACCAGAGTAAGCAGCAGTGCCACGGGGAAGGGGGCTTTTGGCACGGCTTTGACATCTCCGGCCACTCCTTCCTGCTGACCTTCTGTGCCCTCATGATTGTGGAGGAGATGGCCGTGCTGCATGAAGTGAGGACGGACCGAAGCCACTGCCTCCACGCCGCCATCACCAGCCTGGCGGTCGCCCTGGGCTTCCTGACTTTCATTTGGGTGTGGATGTTTCTGTGCACAGCCGTTTATTTCCACAACTTGTCCCAGAAAGTGTTTGGCACCTTGTTTGGTTTGCTGGGCTGGTATGGGACATATGGGTTTTGGTATCTGAAATCCTTTTCCCCAGGACTTCCTCCCCAGAGCTCTAGTTTGAATCTGAAGCAACATAGTTacaaggaataaaagagaaacaaaaggagCGACAGCAGGACAATGACTaatctatttttcatttatttttcttaattatttgacTAAATTATCAATCCTACTTCAGAGAGGAGACTTACCGGGCAGCTTTGGTGAGTGGTGTTGGAGTCTGGGGAGGGAGTTCAGTCCCCAGATGTCCCAGCAGCGTCACCCTGTGTCACAAGCACCACCATTTCCAGTCAGGCACTGAGCATTCCTGGCAAGACTTGACCTTAATCTGGACCGTCCCTTTTGTCCCTAGAGGGCAGAGCCAAGGCTCAGCGAGAGGACAGAATCAGGAAGGCCTCAATTGTGTGGCCGAAGGGGAGGCCAGGGCCTCAGGACTCCTGCTGCCATCGTTCTCCCTGATTCCTAGTTGTCTTCTATTTTAACGGCCGTTCATGCTGTTATTGAACAATATTTCTCTCTGGTCAATTTTGTGTAAGCAGTTATTTCCAGCAGGGTTCTTTATAAAACAACCAACCACCTGAAAGATACTCGCTGGTGGTAGTATTTGTTTCATCCATGAAATGTTAAATATTGTGACCGGCTTGTGATTAGCTCCCAAAACAGTTAAACTGGAGTGCCTCTGTGACTAAGTATTGGATGACTTTTATGTAAGGAACATAATTGATAATTTTCTGTCCGTGTTGTCTATTATATGTTGGTTTTTGGAGTGATAAGGTtaccttttttccttctattctgaGTGAATGCTTTATAGTTTTTAATAACAACTATGGCATTTGTTCTTTGtcgacaaaactgaaaataactcacaaCTCCAGTGCTGCACTTTGGCATGTGTGTAGAATGCTTTGAGTTTTTTTTAGAACACTAACTTACTTTTTATAAACCAAACTCTTGGCTTATAGTATTAAATTCCACCTCATGGGGCTGTATTCTCTGTtaagaataaaactggaaagcagacattttaataataataacttgatGAATTTTAAGCTGAGTCAGAGTAATTTTGCAAAACACATGTTTGCACTGAAACCTTCCCAACCACACGTCGGTGATATAGACTGAACAGTGCTTCAGAGCTGTATGATAAGTATGTTGCTCGGTCTGCTGTGGCCCGGGGCATTTTTACCTTTTGCACAGATTGTGGTAAGTCAGAAGTGAAGGAAAGTATCTTCCATTGCCTCTGACGGCAAGAAGCCAACCTGTTTGCGAAAGTGTGCTTATTAAGTGGTGGCGTGACTTTGGCCTCACTCACACCACCAACAAAGTGAAACCAGACCTGGGCCTGTTCAGCTGACCTTGAAATCaaccttttctttccctttcgcAGCActtctcaatttctttctttcttttttttttttttgtgaggaagaccagccctgtgctaacatctgctaatcctcctctttttgctgaggaagactggccctaggctaacatccgtgcccatcttcctccactttatatgggacgccgccacagcatggcctgacaagcggtgtatcagtgcacgcccggTATCCGAatgtgtgaaccctgggccgccgcatcggagcgcacacacttaactgcttgcgccaccgggccggcaccgCACTTCTCAATTCCCATCCTTGTCCTTCTGTGGCCTTCACTGTGAGAATGCTAGGAAGGGTTAGAAATCCTATTGTCCCCCCAACCCCGCCCCCTACAAGGACATAGTGACATGCTCTGTGTTAGGatatccccctccccctcccagctgTCTCCTTAAGCCTTTCAAACCAGCCCTTTGCATTTTGGATAATCATCCTGGAAGCTTGTTTGATGCCCCTCTCCCCACTCAAGCCTGATAATAGCATTAACTGATAAGCACTACACTTGCCTGGCTTAACGCAAGCTTAGGTTGTTACGAGCTTGGGGTCTGGAAAATCTTCAGGGTAAACTGTATTTCATATAAAGATGTATTTAAAATACGTCGTTCGTATCCTGTCGGGCTGTAGGTTAACTTGTATCACTCAAAATGTGAGGTGTGATATGTTGTACCCAAAGGTGGCAGAAACACCTGCAGTGAGGTTCCAGAGGTGTCACCGTGGTGCTTTGGGAGCATTGGTGAGGTGTGCCCCATGAGAACATTGGTGTCCTCTGGAGGTTACATCCATGaactgggggtggaggtgggggtggggtaggtgGCGGGGTCTATTGAAGGGATTGAAATCTCTCCTAAGTCTCATGTTCAGCACCAGAAGGCAGCAGACACAGGGTGGCTTCACAAGTTCATTTGTCGCACCTCAATCTCCAGACACGTCTGTCCTGCAGGTCTGAGGCAGGCTCAGCATTAACTGAACTCTGAGGAGTGTCAGTGAGCCATGTGTATTGACTAGTCTGCCACCACTTCCTGTTCAGTCTTAGCACCCTCGCCTTTTTCTTGAGAGCACGCCCTCTATCCCCGTGTGAGACAGCGTGGCGGAGCGGAAAGAGTTTGGGCTTAGACAAACGTGAGCTGTGGGCTCCAGTGTTGGCCCCGCGACTGAGAGCTGTGGCAAGCTGGGCGAGCTTcgttttcctcatctatacaatggagACACTGTCAGGGTGAAGGGAAATGATGCATGTAAAATACCCAGCACGTGTGCTTAGCAGGGCATCATCCCCCGCCTCCTTTTTCTCGACTAAGCCTTTAGAACTTTTTGGCTCATCCGTCTTCTTTTGAGTGCCATTTGGGGTCTGGGTCTTCTGTGGAAATAGCCTTGTTTTGTCTTTTGAAAAGTGTCTGTTGTCCCAGGTGCTGAACAAGAGGCTTTGGAGGGCGTCTGTGATCACAGAATACTGCGGTGCTTGGTTGAGAGACTCGTTCACTGCCGCCTCATTTTCCACGTGCATCTGTCGTCGTCTGAGGACCGGATTGTGTTTAGAGAATGGCTCTTGCCATTGTTGTATACACACAGATCGTGTTTGTAAACAAGCAAATTGAGTAAACTGGAGATGTCGAAATCCCACATTCCAGCATTTCGTGTGTTCCTTTCTAAAGCCCTGAGGAAAGTCCAGGACCACTGAAGCTCAGCCCACTTTGTGAAAGCAGGGTAGTTCCTTCTTGAGCTACTCATTGTGTAGAGGGTACTTCGTGGCTGTAGTCACTCTTATGTTTTCTCCTAACTCCTGTAAACTGAGTATATGTTCAGTCGTAGATTTCTTAGCTTGATTTCCTCCTTCCCCCTGTGCCATATCCGTGTCTTAGAATCCTGAGGTCTGGATCAGGCAGCTTTGGGAGCAGTTTTCttggcagaaggagaagagataaGCCCCGTGGAAATAAGGCTCAAGAGAGTTACGAAATTCGCTCAAATGAGGTCATTTTGAAGGTACCTCGTAGCCCTGGAGGCCTGTACACAGGTGAGGACGTTTTGTGCCTTCAGTGCCCACTCATGTGTCAGCGTGACATGCTTGGCACCTCCCGGCAGTGCCTGTCGAAAGCTCCATGGCTCCGGGATTAGGATCTCCTCGTGCTGCACAACCTCCCTGTTCAGATTCTGTCAGCAGCAGCAAACCCTGCTTGAGTTCATGCTGTGAGCCAGGAGCTGGGGTAGGCTGGAAAACTCCCTCTGTCGTGGAGTCTGGGTCCGAGGTCCATCCCTTTGGGGCTTAAGGGTGTGCTGGGGTTGCGGAGGTGAATTTGATATATCTGCGAGTTCAAGGAATTTTCACTCTTGTAGCAAAGACCCGCAAGGAACCAGCATCACCATAAAGTGTTCTGAGTACTGGGCCAAGGTCAGGGCCTGGGAACATGGAGCAGGGGACCACCAGCTGCCTGGGGAAATAGGGAATATTTTCACAGAACCTAGCAGTTCTtttgggttttgaaggatgaggaGGATTCAAGCAGTTAGGCAGAAAAGGGAAtccaaggaagtaggaacagcatgcacaaaggcacagaggcacaTCACCatgatttttattgagatattccttctcaagaaaCCTAACTTTCCCATCGTTTTCAGGAGCAGCAGAGATTGAAGAAAGGCAGACTTAACGGACTGTCAAGGAGATCATGGATGCGCCCTGCTGTAATATAAAGACCGCTCAGCTAGAGGTTAGAATACCTGGCTTTGAGTTGGGTTCTGCCACTGCTTTTCCTGCTTTTGTGTGTGACCTTGAATTAGTCACTCAAATtctctgggtctcaatttccttatctgataGATGGTGGGGGAGTGGACTGGATAATCTCACTAACCCTTCTACTCTGCTCTGTTCTGCTTGATGAAAAGTTCTTCGCAAGCTGGTTATGACTTTTATTTTAGGCAACAACATGGAAAGAAACTCCCACTCAGAGCTGAGGTGGCGGCTGGTTTCCGGTGAGTGATGGAGGAGCTGGCCTCTGGGTGCACTTTATCACACCCTTGCTTTTCTCTGCATCGACAGCCCAATGTAGTTGAGACCTGACTGCACGGGTTCATATGGACTTACTGGACATGGGTGGATGGACTTGGTTCCCAGAGGGATGCACTGcagaagactttaaaaaaagTCTCCAAAATCAAAACGTTTTGATAGCCATCAAGGAGAAGGTAGGTTCTGTTACGAGAAACCCTGTGCAGTATAATCACCTTCAGAAATTGTTCCAGAAACCCCTAATACGGTCTCTGCCGAGTTTTAAAGTTGAACACACAGCACAGAAAACAGGTACTCTCATACCTTGGGAGGAGGGGGCCAATAAATTCTTGCTTGCTGTTTAGATAGTAACCTGCTGGTATCCAAACTGTGCAGACCCAACAATCTTAGTCTAGGGATCTGGGCTGTGGAAGTGCTTGTAGAAGTGGGCAGAGTGTACAAAGATTTTATTGCAGCTATCTGCAAGAGTGAAAAACTGTCAAGAACTCAAATGCCAATCATATAAACTATGGTAACTCTATATTAGGAATATAATGCGGTCACTACAAAGAATAAATGATGTTATATTTAGTGTGGAATCTGGAGGCAGAAAGACTTGGGTTTGTGCTGACTGTAACTCACAGCTGTGTGCCCTTGATCAagtcctctctctgagcctctgtttctgaAGTGTAAGAAGGGGATGGTGGCGCCTCACCTCGTTCATTATCCACTGCCCCGATAGTTGAGGAGCACAGGGGAACCAGGCCCTGTGCAGGGCACAGTGTTAATTCAGAGAGACAACGTCCTGCCCTCAGTGGTTTACAGTCTAACTGGGCACAGAGAATGAAATGAGCATCTCCAAACCATGCTGAATGTCAAAAGCAGAGTGTTCCTGCAGCCCACCGTGACAGTGTCACAGCTCAGGCAGAGATGATTGAGAGAAAGTACCTAGAAAAGCAAAGTGAGGAGATTAACGTGGACTCAGCAAAACTGCCTGGTtctaattctggctctgccatacaccctggctgtgtgaccttgagcaagttccgtagcctcttggcctcagtttcctcatctgtaaaatggggataatataagTACCTAcctcagagttgttgtgaggattaaatgaattgatCCTtggaaagtgcttagaataggACCTAGGATATGTGAGGTGCTGTATAAATGTCTTTCAAGTGCAGGGTAAGTCCCTGATGTGCCATCGTTACCATAACTTactttaaaatcaggaaaaaaaaacatacatgTCAGTGTTTTGATTTTGATTGACTCAGAGGTAGTTAAAATGTATGGTCAATGGATGTGGAAGGCCATGTCCAGTGACCCAGCATAGGAATGGTTTTGATTGACTCAGAGGTAGTTAAAATGTGTGGTCAATGGATGTGGAAGGCCATGTCCAGTGACCCAGCATAGGAATGGTTTTGATTGACTCAGAGGTAGTTAAAATGTGTGGTCAATGGATGTGGAAGGCCATGTCCAGTGACCCAGCATAGGAATGAGACCGCGGTCTGGTCTCAGGGTTGACTAGGGGATGAGGGAGAGCGAGGGAGTGTTTCCAGGAGAGCTGAAAGGAAAGGACATCGTGTGTCCGTGGGGTCGTTCAGGCCAGGGTTAAGTAGGTCCCGCTGTTCAGGATGCTGTCCACTCACAGGTGAGCTGAGGGCTGCCTGAGCTGGTTTCCAGGCTGCTTGTTTtcgggggctgggctgggagccCTGCCGCTTGCCCTGTCTTCTGTGCCAGGATGTGGCTGCCAGGGTGTGGGTGTCTGAGGCCTACTGGGTGAGTGGGTGGAGGAGCCTGGGAGCCATCCCCGATCAGCATCTGAATCTCCGGAGCAAAGTTACTGGGGTCCTGCCCAGATGAGCTGCTGTCCCCATTTCCCAACTCCACTCCATTCATCCCTTCTTGCCTTCTGTTTGTATTTCCTGAGCATGTTGCCTCTGCCAGGTACCCGCCCCTCCCGTGCTGCTGGGGAGTGATGCAGGGGCGAGTGGGTGGGGGCATAAACTGACTCTCACCTGGAGTTATTAGAAGCTTTGGACTGGAGCAAGCAGACTGCGTTCAAATCCTGCTTATCAACCcctcagctgtgtgatcttaggcaagtcacttagcctctctgggcttGTTACTC
Protein-coding sequences here:
- the FITM2 gene encoding acyl-coenzyme A diphosphatase FITM2, which gives rise to MEHLERCAWFLRGTLVRAAVRRYLPWALAASMLAGSLLKELSPLPESYLSNKRNVLNVYFVKMAWAWTFSLLLPFIALTNYHLTGKAGLVLRRLSTLLVGTAIWYVCTTLFSNIEHYTGSCFQSPALEGLRNEHQSKQQCHGEGGFWHGFDISGHSFLLTFCALMIVEEMAVLHEVRTDRSHCLHAAITSLAVALGFLTFIWVWMFLCTAVYFHNLSQKVFGTLFGLLGWYGTYGFWYLKSFSPGLPPQSSSLNLKQHSYKE